Proteins encoded by one window of Methanobacterium sp. Maddingley MBC34:
- a CDS encoding acetyltransferase, ribosomal protein N-acetylase (PFAM: Acetyltransferase (GNAT) family) — translation MIRTKRLIIKPLTGDELKKHIASPEELANGMGLIPSQTLADENTKEAIINDLLPNLEDSNKDPLFYTMWMIIEKNKRAIVGGICFHGEPDKNGEIEIGYGTDYEYRNKGIMTEAIAGLIQWLKNDNRVKKIRAETEADNISSVRVLEKNHFNVFQSKDDSVILKLELK, via the coding sequence ATGATTAGAACTAAACGATTAATAATTAAGCCATTAACCGGTGATGAATTGAAAAAACATATTGCTTCACCTGAAGAGTTGGCTAACGGCATGGGTTTGATACCTTCGCAAACATTGGCTGATGAAAATACCAAAGAAGCGATAATAAATGACCTGTTACCCAACCTTGAAGATTCAAATAAAGATCCTTTGTTTTATACAATGTGGATGATTATAGAGAAAAATAAAAGGGCAATTGTTGGGGGAATCTGTTTTCATGGTGAACCTGATAAAAATGGAGAAATTGAAATTGGATACGGAACAGACTACGAGTATAGAAATAAAGGTATAATGACTGAAGCCATAGCCGGATTGATTCAATGGCTTAAAAACGATAATAGAGTTAAAAAAATCAGGGCCGAAACTGAAGCGGATAACATTTCATCAGTCAGAGTATTAGAGAAGAATCATTTCAATGTCTTTCAAAGTAAAGATGATTCAGTAATCCTTAAATTAGAATTGAAATAG
- a CDS encoding methylase involved in ubiquinone/menaquinone biosynthesis (PFAM: Methyltransferase domain), whose translation MTNERFDFGGSRLFENFPWILGMVFFIASMGLFFYFKSPYIQILALPLLLLSANFFMGTYVTRNFSKTDNMTLPFVDLFSSDEDLILDAGCGSGRATIELSKVWNKGQIVALDLFESGEDIASRNLLEENLKIARITERVQVVTGDVLNLEFDDSTFDTAVSVLLLNNLGKAKLTGLKELYRVLKPGGKILIIVPTFNLQTFAVMSFLTLILTTSNEWRSLFQQAGFSLLDEGNINFGRFFLLQK comes from the coding sequence ATGACTAATGAAAGATTTGATTTTGGAGGGTCTCGTTTATTCGAAAACTTCCCCTGGATTTTAGGAATGGTATTTTTTATAGCCAGTATGGGATTATTTTTTTATTTTAAGTCACCATATATTCAGATATTGGCATTACCTCTACTTTTGCTATCTGCAAATTTTTTTATGGGAACGTATGTGACCCGGAATTTTTCAAAAACTGATAATATGACACTTCCATTTGTTGATCTGTTTTCCTCAGACGAGGACCTTATTCTAGATGCTGGGTGTGGTTCTGGCAGGGCCACTATAGAGTTGAGTAAGGTTTGGAATAAGGGGCAGATCGTGGCTCTAGACCTTTTTGAATCAGGAGAGGATATCGCTAGTAGAAACTTGCTTGAGGAAAACCTGAAAATTGCCCGAATAACTGAAAGAGTTCAAGTAGTAACGGGAGATGTTTTAAATCTTGAATTTGATGACAGCACCTTTGACACGGCAGTTAGTGTCCTTTTATTGAATAATTTGGGCAAAGCAAAACTAACCGGATTGAAGGAACTGTACCGTGTGCTTAAACCCGGAGGAAAAATATTGATAATAGTTCCCACCTTCAACCTACAAACATTCGCGGTTATGAGCTTTTTAACTTTAATACTCACCACCAGTAACGAATGGCGGTCTCTTTTCCAGCAGGCGGGGTTCAGTCTTCTTGATGAGGGAAATATCAACTTTGGAAGATTTTTCCTGTTACAGAAATAG
- a CDS encoding polyphosphate kinase 1 (PFAM: Polyphosphate kinase~TIGRFAM: polyphosphate kinase 1), with product MSKNDYSFTQNRELSWLRFNDRVLEEAEDGSVPLLERLKYVSIFTSNLDEFYMVRCGSLYDLSLINEDYVDNKTGLSAQDQLDAIYDRSKFLYKRRDDVFKSVNSLLKEHGIHDLDFNDLTKSETKFINKYFFNYIFPVLSPQIIDVQHPFPHLLNKSLNVMCIMKNKGENLYGLIPIPSSLPKIVYSPNDGMRFILIEKIIYEYANEIFSNYKIEFKTIVSVTRNADITLSNSQIDEDEDYRGYMKKILKKRTRLAPIRLEFYKYTDPSLTKFLSHQLNIEKNQVEISNIPLDMIYVYELYDHVKDVNQLIFHKLSFNPYYPKIPQTFKEGKLISQLKKRDILLFYPYESMEPFLSLLKEAANDENVISIQITIYRLARSSSVIKYLLEARENKKEVTVLIELRARFDEERNIHYAGLLEEAGCRVLYGFEEYKVHTKICLITRKERNSIQYITQLGTGNYNEKTAKLYTDLCFITTNHAIGEDGMLFFKNMAISNLNGEYEKLFVAPFGFKPKVIEKINKEIEKAHNNLPANIIMKMNSLTDRELIDKLYEASRAGVKIRLIVRGICCLVPGLPGKTENIEVISIVGRFLEHARIYCFGTGDDVSVYLSSGDLMTRNTEKRVEIAFPVENSVLKKKIIHILDIMLNDNVKARKINDKGEYEKVIRSVDLIDSQYYFMQDDLSKIEEEQIISESFFTKLKNLVKRKS from the coding sequence ATGTCTAAAAATGATTATAGTTTCACCCAAAACCGTGAATTATCCTGGTTAAGATTTAATGACCGTGTTTTAGAAGAAGCAGAGGATGGTTCTGTTCCTTTATTAGAACGTTTGAAATATGTGTCAATTTTTACAAGTAATTTAGATGAATTTTACATGGTCAGATGTGGAAGTTTGTACGATTTGTCCCTCATCAATGAAGATTATGTGGATAATAAAACTGGTTTAAGTGCACAAGATCAATTGGATGCTATTTATGATAGATCCAAATTCCTGTATAAACGTAGAGATGATGTATTTAAATCTGTTAATTCTCTCCTAAAAGAGCATGGCATCCATGATTTAGATTTTAATGATTTGACTAAAAGCGAAACTAAATTTATCAATAAATATTTTTTTAACTACATTTTTCCAGTTTTATCTCCCCAAATTATCGATGTTCAACATCCTTTTCCCCACTTGCTGAACAAATCATTAAATGTTATGTGCATAATGAAAAATAAAGGAGAAAACTTATACGGGCTTATTCCCATTCCCTCCTCTTTACCTAAGATTGTTTATTCACCCAATGATGGAATGCGCTTTATTTTGATAGAAAAAATAATATACGAATATGCCAATGAAATCTTTTCAAATTATAAAATAGAATTTAAAACCATTGTTTCTGTGACTAGAAATGCAGATATTACTTTATCTAACTCACAAATTGATGAAGATGAAGATTACAGGGGGTACATGAAAAAAATTTTAAAGAAAAGAACCCGTTTAGCACCGATAAGATTGGAATTCTACAAATATACAGACCCCAGCTTAACAAAATTCTTATCTCATCAACTTAACATCGAAAAAAATCAAGTAGAAATCTCAAATATTCCTTTAGACATGATTTATGTGTATGAACTATATGATCATGTTAAAGATGTAAATCAATTGATCTTTCATAAATTATCCTTTAATCCCTATTATCCCAAAATACCGCAAACTTTTAAGGAAGGAAAGCTTATTTCCCAGTTAAAAAAGAGAGATATCTTACTATTTTACCCATATGAATCCATGGAACCTTTTTTAAGTCTATTAAAAGAGGCAGCTAATGATGAAAACGTGATTTCCATTCAGATTACGATTTACAGATTAGCCCGGTCTTCATCAGTGATAAAATATTTATTAGAAGCAAGGGAAAATAAAAAAGAAGTTACTGTCTTAATTGAACTTAGAGCTAGATTTGATGAAGAAAGAAACATCCATTATGCGGGTTTATTGGAAGAAGCAGGTTGCAGGGTTTTGTATGGTTTTGAAGAATACAAAGTGCATACAAAAATTTGTTTAATTACTCGAAAAGAGAGGAATAGCATCCAGTATATTACACAATTGGGTACTGGTAATTACAATGAAAAAACCGCTAAATTGTACACGGATTTATGTTTTATTACCACCAACCATGCAATTGGTGAAGATGGAATGCTATTTTTCAAAAACATGGCAATTTCTAACTTAAACGGCGAGTATGAAAAGTTATTCGTTGCACCCTTTGGATTCAAACCTAAAGTAATCGAAAAAATTAATAAAGAGATAGAAAAAGCCCATAATAATCTGCCAGCCAATATCATCATGAAAATGAATTCCTTAACTGATAGGGAATTGATTGACAAGTTATATGAAGCATCCAGGGCAGGTGTCAAGATCAGGTTAATAGTTAGGGGTATTTGTTGCTTAGTTCCAGGATTACCGGGCAAAACTGAAAATATAGAAGTTATCAGTATTGTAGGCCGGTTCTTAGAACACGCCAGGATTTATTGTTTTGGTACAGGAGATGACGTTTCAGTGTATTTATCCAGTGGTGATTTAATGACCAGGAATACTGAAAAAAGAGTTGAAATTGCTTTTCCTGTTGAAAATTCTGTTTTAAAGAAAAAAATTATTCATATACTGGATATTATGCTTAATGATAATGTTAAAGCCAGGAAGATTAATGATAAAGGAGAATATGAAAAAGTTATTAGAAGCGTTGATTTAATTGATTCCCAGTATTATTTTATGCAGGATGATTTATCAAAAATTGAAGAAGAACAGATCATAAGCGAATCATTCTTCACCAAACTCAAAAATTTAGTAAAAAGAAAAAGTTGA
- a CDS encoding methylase involved in ubiquinone/menaquinone biosynthesis → MKKWYQELFTNYAEKYEKEVFTQGTMGEVDFLESEINYDKGCRILDVGCGTGRHAIELAKRGYSVTGVDLSENMLNKAREKAIDAGVPIDFQIADARNLQFEDEFDLVIMMCEGAFSLMETDEMNFQILECAARAIKKDSNHSKLIFTTLNGLFPLFHSVKDFINSNMLKGDSSLENSFDLMTFRDKSNVEMVDDDGKTMILECDERYYVPSEITWLLKSLNFNKIDICGCKQGEFSREDPLTTEDYEMLIIAEY, encoded by the coding sequence ATGAAGAAATGGTATCAAGAATTATTCACCAATTATGCTGAAAAATATGAAAAAGAAGTATTCACCCAAGGAACCATGGGAGAAGTTGATTTTCTGGAATCAGAGATTAACTATGATAAGGGGTGTAGAATACTGGATGTGGGATGTGGGACAGGAAGACATGCCATAGAACTTGCAAAACGCGGGTACTCGGTTACAGGTGTGGATTTATCAGAAAACATGTTGAACAAGGCCAGAGAAAAGGCTATTGATGCAGGAGTTCCCATCGATTTTCAAATTGCAGATGCCAGAAACCTCCAATTTGAGGATGAATTTGACCTGGTTATCATGATGTGTGAAGGTGCATTTTCCTTAATGGAAACAGACGAGATGAACTTTCAGATCTTAGAATGCGCTGCACGTGCCATAAAAAAGGACAGTAATCACAGTAAACTTATATTCACTACTTTAAATGGGCTTTTTCCATTATTCCATTCTGTGAAGGATTTTATAAATTCCAATATGCTGAAGGGGGATTCCTCCCTTGAAAACAGCTTTGACCTTATGACTTTCCGTGATAAATCCAATGTGGAGATGGTTGATGATGATGGTAAAACCATGATTCTTGAGTGTGATGAACGATATTACGTGCCTTCTGAGATCACATGGCTCTTGAAGTCCCTTAATTTCAATAAAATTGATATTTGTGGATGTAAACAGGGCGAGTTCAGTAGAGAAGATCCATTGACCACTGAAGACTATGAGATGTTAATCATAGCTGAATATTAG
- a CDS encoding putative transcriptional regulator (PFAM: Transcriptional regulator PadR-like family) — protein sequence MNTQFKKGVLELCVLVLLDRRDCYGYEMVDEISKSISISEGTIYPLLKRLRKEKMVTSYLKESQDGPPRKYYRITDLGNERKENLVAEWDEFSIGVDNLLHPKIMNNSGDTTDE from the coding sequence ATGAACACACAATTTAAAAAAGGTGTGCTGGAACTGTGTGTTTTGGTCCTCCTTGACAGAAGAGACTGCTATGGTTATGAAATGGTTGATGAAATCTCAAAGAGCATTTCCATTTCCGAAGGAACCATTTACCCTCTACTTAAACGGTTAAGAAAGGAAAAAATGGTGACTTCATACCTAAAAGAGTCACAGGATGGCCCTCCGAGGAAATATTATCGGATAACTGACTTGGGAAATGAAAGGAAAGAAAATTTGGTTGCTGAATGGGATGAATTCTCCATTGGTGTTGACAATTTATTGCATCCTAAAATTATGAATAATTCGGGGGATACTACGGATGAATAA
- a CDS encoding Zn-dependent oxidoreductase, NADPH:quinone reductase (PFAM: Alcohol dehydrogenase GroES-like domain; Zinc-binding dehydrogenase) — protein MKAVLYTKYGAPDVLHLEDVEKPVPKDNEVLIKVHATTVTAGDVRMRSFNVPRWQWLFARVYLGIIKPKRPILGMELAGEVVSIGKDVTLFCKGDQIFASTVSADFGGYAQYKCFPEDGMLAIKPTNMTFEEAAAVPVGGPTALRFFRKGNIKSGQKVLIYGASGSVGSFAVQLAKYFGADVTGVCSTSNLEWVKALGADKVIDYTEEDFTQGDETYDFIFDAVGKVSSSKSKRALSKDGVFISVLTSSDKERIEDIIFIKELIEAGKVRTVIDREYPLEQIVEVHRYVEKAIKRGMWS, from the coding sequence ATGAAAGCAGTATTATACACAAAATACGGGGCACCCGATGTTCTTCATCTGGAAGATGTTGAAAAACCTGTTCCAAAAGATAATGAAGTATTGATAAAAGTACATGCCACTACAGTAACTGCAGGTGATGTGAGAATGCGAAGTTTCAATGTCCCTCGCTGGCAATGGCTCTTTGCTCGAGTTTACTTGGGCATTATAAAGCCAAAAAGACCGATTTTAGGGATGGAACTTGCTGGTGAAGTTGTCTCGATAGGTAAAGATGTAACATTGTTTTGCAAAGGTGACCAAATCTTTGCATCAACCGTATCCGCGGATTTCGGTGGTTATGCCCAGTACAAATGCTTTCCAGAGGATGGTATGCTGGCAATTAAACCTACCAACATGACCTTTGAAGAGGCTGCAGCCGTCCCTGTAGGTGGCCCTACAGCATTACGTTTTTTCAGGAAGGGAAATATTAAAAGTGGACAAAAAGTTTTAATTTACGGAGCTTCCGGCAGTGTAGGTTCTTTTGCAGTTCAACTGGCCAAGTACTTCGGTGCAGATGTTACTGGGGTATGCAGCACCTCTAATCTGGAGTGGGTGAAGGCACTAGGGGCAGATAAAGTAATTGATTACACCGAGGAAGATTTCACCCAGGGTGATGAGACCTATGATTTTATTTTTGATGCAGTAGGCAAAGTTTCATCTTCAAAAAGTAAGAGAGCGCTTTCTAAGGATGGTGTTTTTATTTCTGTTTTGACTTCTTCTGATAAGGAAAGAATTGAAGATATTATCTTCATCAAAGAGCTAATTGAGGCAGGAAAAGTAAGAACAGTAATTGATAGGGAGTATCCGCTGGAACAGATTGTTGAGGTCCATAGGTATGTGGAAAAGGCCATAAAAAGGGGAATGTGGTCATAA
- a CDS encoding putative transcriptional regulator (PFAM: Bacterial regulatory protein, arsR family): protein MKKVFLWWLIAGSKGGENRGRIIVELNKRPYNANKLAEKLSLDYKTIRHHMDVLKENNLVESTGEKYGALYFLSGEMEKNYSVFLTIWEEFKEE, encoded by the coding sequence ATGAAGAAAGTGTTCTTATGGTGGTTAATTGCAGGAAGTAAAGGTGGGGAAAACCGAGGTAGAATAATAGTTGAACTTAATAAAAGACCATATAATGCCAATAAACTCGCTGAAAAGCTTTCACTTGATTATAAAACTATCAGACACCATATGGACGTTTTGAAGGAAAATAATTTAGTTGAATCAACTGGTGAGAAATATGGTGCGTTATATTTCCTCTCTGGCGAGATGGAAAAAAATTATAGTGTATTTTTAACGATCTGGGAAGAATTTAAGGAAGAATAG
- a CDS encoding flavodoxin, with protein sequence MENKENEIKKALPMKSLLVLYSYHHHNTEKVAKVFAKVLDAEIKTPQEIKPEELQEYDLIGFGSGIYSAKHDESLLELADELPQVTGMKVFLFSTAGITGKSKAAKDHATLREKFEAKGYVIVDEFQCKGFNTNSFLKLFGGMNKGRPNARDLKDAEEFAWNLEKSQNS encoded by the coding sequence ATGGAAAATAAAGAAAATGAAATTAAGAAGGCATTGCCCATGAAATCTCTCTTAGTTTTGTACTCATACCACCATCATAACACTGAAAAGGTCGCTAAAGTTTTTGCTAAAGTCCTTGATGCAGAAATAAAAACTCCACAGGAAATAAAACCTGAAGAACTTCAAGAATATGATCTAATAGGCTTTGGCTCAGGGATTTACAGTGCAAAACACGACGAATCTCTACTTGAACTTGCCGATGAGCTACCACAAGTCACTGGTATGAAAGTATTCCTTTTTTCAACCGCGGGAATAACGGGAAAGTCCAAAGCAGCCAAAGATCACGCCACACTCAGGGAAAAATTCGAAGCGAAAGGTTACGTAATTGTGGATGAATTCCAATGTAAAGGTTTTAACACCAACAGTTTTCTTAAACTATTTGGGGGAATGAATAAGGGCCGGCCCAATGCTCGTGATCTTAAAGATGCAGAAGAGTTTGCATGGAATTTAGAAAAATCACAAAACTCATAG
- a CDS encoding exopolyphosphatase (PFAM: Ppx/GppA phosphatase family), producing the protein MLYGVVDIGSNTVRLNVYRYENNKISVMFSNKENLGLVFYIKNEELTDEGIEKLVSVLKEMKNDLDYFKIKNYSFFSTASLRNIENRAEVIGIIKNKVNIEIDVLSGEEEGALSFCGSISTIKKDNGILIDVGGGSVEVVIFRDRKIKEKYSIPFGSLKVYNKYVSGMIPNEEESTLIKEIMYSKLDKIDFNEEKIPFMCGVGGSIRAMGKMIVDLHLQDKNNDLIDLKLLNHLKEELKYDNKDTYNRILHVKPSRIHTLVPTLIIVESIASYFGCDQLQISEFSVREGYLFKKMLNRCQNV; encoded by the coding sequence ATGTTGTATGGAGTCGTAGATATTGGTTCAAACACAGTGCGATTAAACGTTTATCGTTATGAAAATAATAAAATAAGCGTTATGTTTTCAAACAAAGAAAATTTAGGCCTGGTATTCTATATAAAGAACGAAGAATTAACCGATGAAGGGATTGAAAAATTAGTTTCCGTGCTAAAAGAAATGAAAAATGATTTGGACTATTTCAAAATAAAAAATTACAGTTTCTTCTCCACAGCTTCTCTGCGTAATATTGAAAATCGTGCAGAGGTTATTGGAATTATTAAAAATAAAGTAAATATTGAAATTGATGTGTTATCTGGTGAGGAAGAGGGAGCATTAAGCTTTTGCGGATCTATTTCTACCATTAAAAAAGATAATGGGATTTTAATTGATGTTGGTGGGGGCAGTGTTGAAGTTGTAATTTTTAGGGACAGAAAAATTAAAGAAAAATACAGTATTCCCTTTGGTTCTTTGAAGGTTTATAATAAGTATGTTTCTGGAATGATACCCAATGAAGAAGAGAGTACTTTGATTAAAGAAATAATGTACTCTAAATTAGATAAAATTGATTTTAATGAAGAAAAAATTCCTTTTATGTGCGGTGTTGGTGGAAGTATCCGTGCCATGGGCAAAATGATTGTGGATTTACATTTACAAGATAAAAACAATGATTTAATAGATTTAAAACTACTAAATCACCTTAAAGAAGAATTGAAGTATGATAATAAAGATACCTATAACCGAATATTACATGTTAAACCATCCAGAATCCATACTCTGGTCCCCACTTTAATAATAGTTGAATCAATTGCTTCTTACTTTGGTTGTGACCAACTGCAAATCAGTGAATTTAGTGTTAGGGAAGGCTATTTATTTAAAAAAATGTTAAATAGGTGCCAAAATGTCTAA
- a CDS encoding putative oxidoreductase of aldo/keto reductase family (PFAM: Aldo/keto reductase family), protein MLYRNFGKTGQKVSILGFGCMRLPILEGNPEKINESLATKMLHHAIDSGVNYVDTAYPYHGATATQGGMSEILVGSALKDGYRDQVNLSTKLPSWLIQKKEDMDYYLNEQLRRLQTDRIDFYLLHGLGHSTWENLKELDVFQFLDSALDDGRIGYAGFSFHDELKLYKEIVDAYPWSFSQIQYNYMDQNFQAGRPGLEYAASKGLGTVIMEPLRGGCLAKNIPPDIQAIWDSAPVKITPAEWALRFLWDQSKVDVVLSGMSSMEDVTENLSIAEKGQARSLTDNERKLIQEVREEYQARTHVGCTACNYCMPCPEGVDIPLNLNLLNDVYLYQNMEKPSGNYKFLKAKQGSASFCTECGECEEKCTQNIAIRRYLRETAETFE, encoded by the coding sequence ATGTTATACCGAAATTTTGGAAAAACCGGCCAAAAAGTGTCAATACTTGGATTTGGATGTATGCGCCTCCCCATACTGGAGGGCAACCCTGAAAAAATAAACGAATCCCTGGCAACCAAGATGCTTCACCATGCCATAGACAGTGGTGTGAACTACGTGGATACTGCCTATCCCTACCACGGTGCCACTGCCACCCAGGGAGGTATGAGTGAGATCCTAGTTGGAAGTGCCCTCAAAGATGGTTACCGGGATCAGGTTAACCTGTCCACTAAATTACCCAGCTGGCTCATCCAGAAAAAGGAAGACATGGATTATTATTTAAATGAACAGCTCAGGAGGCTTCAAACGGACCGGATTGATTTCTACCTCCTGCACGGTCTGGGTCACAGTACATGGGAAAACCTTAAAGAACTGGATGTTTTCCAGTTCCTGGACTCTGCATTGGATGATGGTAGGATCGGATACGCTGGTTTTTCATTCCATGATGAACTTAAACTCTACAAGGAAATTGTGGACGCCTACCCCTGGAGTTTTTCCCAAATTCAGTATAACTACATGGATCAGAACTTTCAGGCAGGAAGACCAGGACTAGAATACGCTGCATCTAAGGGTCTGGGGACAGTTATCATGGAACCACTGCGTGGTGGTTGCCTGGCAAAAAACATCCCCCCAGATATTCAGGCCATATGGGACAGCGCCCCTGTTAAAATAACACCAGCAGAATGGGCTTTACGGTTCCTATGGGATCAGAGTAAGGTGGATGTGGTTTTAAGTGGTATGAGTTCCATGGAAGATGTTACTGAGAATCTATCCATTGCCGAAAAGGGTCAGGCCCGTAGTTTAACTGATAATGAGAGGAAACTGATCCAGGAAGTTCGAGAGGAATATCAAGCCAGGACCCATGTTGGTTGCACTGCCTGCAATTACTGCATGCCCTGCCCAGAGGGTGTGGACATTCCCCTGAATCTAAACCTCTTGAATGATGTTTATCTATACCAGAACATGGAAAAACCCTCTGGAAATTACAAATTCCTGAAAGCTAAACAGGGCAGTGCATCATTCTGCACAGAATGTGGTGAATGTGAAGAAAAATGCACCCAGAACATAGCTATACGCAGGTATCTTAGAGAGACTGCGGAAACATTTGAATAA
- a CDS encoding hypothetical protein (PFAM: Pyruvate kinase, alpha/beta domain) yields the protein MIILCIIWGVYMRVFKRPGPVNTDELIKILKKVSSEYGTVVVASVTGISAVKIAKTLKDKKVVCVTCPQGMYWEVEEMDKDLFAEIPELRKARDEWVKKGLKRVPMNITSENRVQLDRLNVEIVRGTIPLFGPTFSMRLHLQRPSSLDVMAKTLELISPGTLVSMEAVLMATDAGVIKEDEMVLACAGTEMGLDTLWVLKSCASANLFHPSKGFRFVELLAKPGIALNPDINIEYLR from the coding sequence ATGATAATTTTGTGTATAATATGGGGTGTTTATATGAGAGTATTCAAACGACCTGGTCCGGTGAACACTGATGAACTGATAAAAATCCTTAAAAAAGTATCATCTGAATATGGGACAGTGGTGGTTGCATCGGTCACTGGGATTAGTGCAGTTAAGATTGCAAAAACCCTGAAAGATAAGAAAGTAGTCTGCGTTACCTGTCCTCAGGGTATGTACTGGGAAGTGGAAGAGATGGATAAAGATCTCTTCGCGGAAATACCAGAACTTAGAAAAGCACGAGATGAATGGGTTAAAAAAGGTTTAAAACGAGTCCCAATGAATATAACATCTGAAAACAGGGTTCAACTGGATCGATTGAATGTTGAAATTGTTCGTGGAACCATACCTCTTTTTGGACCAACTTTTTCCATGCGCCTGCACTTACAAAGACCAAGTTCCCTGGATGTAATGGCAAAAACACTGGAATTGATTTCCCCAGGTACGCTGGTATCAATGGAGGCCGTTTTGATGGCAACTGATGCTGGGGTGATTAAGGAAGATGAAATGGTACTGGCCTGTGCTGGGACAGAAATGGGCCTGGATACCTTGTGGGTACTTAAAAGCTGCGCATCCGCCAATTTATTCCACCCTTCAAAGGGTTTCAGATTTGTAGAACTATTAGCAAAACCAGGTATTGCTTTAAATCCAGATATAAATATAGAATACTTGCGGTAA
- a CDS encoding hypothetical protein (PFAM: GYD domain) gives MQKYVLLGNWTDKARETFLEIPERVKLTKKIIGELKGSIEFFFTMGEYDFVAIIDMPDEESMVKYLFKAYEARYITIKTLRAWTDAEFAEMVSEI, from the coding sequence ATGCAAAAATATGTTCTGTTAGGAAATTGGACAGATAAAGCACGTGAAACTTTTTTAGAAATCCCAGAAAGAGTTAAACTAACAAAAAAGATAATAGGAGAACTCAAGGGAAGTATAGAGTTTTTCTTTACCATGGGTGAATACGATTTTGTTGCCATCATTGACATGCCCGATGAGGAAAGCATGGTAAAATATCTTTTTAAAGCTTACGAAGCACGATATATCACCATTAAGACCCTCAGGGCATGGACTGATGCAGAATTTGCCGAGATGGTTTCTGAAATATAA
- a CDS encoding putative membrane protein (PFAM: Protein of unknown function (DUF1700)), whose protein sequence is MNKDEYIEKLKKLLKRLPKEEREDIISDYEEHFMIGLEKGRSEVEISRALGSPNNVAKQIKAEYMVKRAEDKQSAGSMFEAILAAAGLGIFNLVFVAVPAMILVAILLTLFVLGGAMVFGGIYLTLANVIQPILPHYNFNMVTDGGILGIFAGVLGGIGLTILGLALLVGLVYVTKVFYGLAIKYLKMNVGIIKGRK, encoded by the coding sequence ATGAATAAGGATGAATATATAGAAAAACTCAAAAAACTCCTGAAAAGATTACCAAAGGAGGAAAGGGAAGATATTATTTCGGATTATGAAGAGCATTTCATGATAGGTTTGGAAAAGGGCAGAAGCGAAGTGGAGATATCAAGGGCTTTAGGAAGTCCGAATAACGTTGCAAAACAGATTAAAGCAGAATACATGGTTAAAAGGGCTGAAGATAAACAGTCTGCTGGTAGTATGTTTGAAGCAATACTGGCTGCGGCTGGGCTTGGAATATTTAATCTAGTCTTTGTGGCAGTACCTGCCATGATTTTGGTAGCAATTTTATTAACATTATTTGTCTTGGGAGGGGCCATGGTTTTTGGCGGGATTTACTTGACACTGGCCAATGTAATACAACCAATTCTACCACACTATAATTTTAATATGGTAACCGATGGTGGAATTCTTGGCATTTTTGCAGGAGTGCTGGGTGGTATCGGTCTAACCATATTAGGTCTGGCCTTACTGGTGGGCCTGGTATATGTAACTAAAGTGTTCTATGGATTGGCAATTAAATACCTTAAAATGAATGTAGGGATTATAAAAGGACGTAAATAA